A region from the Hippoglossus hippoglossus isolate fHipHip1 chromosome 18, fHipHip1.pri, whole genome shotgun sequence genome encodes:
- the gps2 gene encoding G protein pathway suppressor 2 isoform X4: MPALLERPKLSNAMARALHKHIMRERERKRQEEEEVDKMMEQKMKEEEERKRTKEIEERMSLEETKEQVMKMGEKLQGLQEEKHQLFLQLKKVLHEEEKRRRKEQSDITTLTSASYQTSLPMHSGQHLLSIQGGSVSHSRPGALLGERSKQLFPAAVIPTRHYQTPGFSSSSAEHGQFSGSQGVHEPYGVAQAQHPSTYAPGPSVSFASSSQIRGASAFQAMQYLPHQQTGYPVHSHFTSQPGYIPGAGIPLQKQLEHANQQSGFTDAAQFQSSPQSAPRHGFLPHSQSGQRFYHHGK, from the exons ATGCCCGCCCTGCTGGAGAGACCCAAGCTGTCCAACGCGATGGCCAGAGCCCTCCACAAGCACAtcatgagagagagggagcgcaagagacaag aggaggaagaggtggacaAAATGATGGAGcagaagatgaaggaggaggaagaaaggaagaggaCAAAGGAAATAGAGGAGAGGATGTCACTGGAGGAAACCAAAGAACAG GTGATGAAGATGGGTGAGAAACTTCAGGGCCTGCAAGAAGAGAAACATCAGCTTTTTCTACAGCTCAAGAAAGTTCTccatgaagaggaaaagagacgcaggaaggagcagag TGATATCACAACACTGACATCAGCCAGCTACCAAACCAGTCTGCCCATGCATTCAGGGCAGCACCTCCTCAGCATTCAAG GCGGTTCCGTCAGCCACAGTCGACCTGGTGCTCTGCTCGGAGAACGAAGCAAACAGCTGTTCCCCGCTGCTGTGATTCCA ACACGTCACTACCAGACGCCGGGCTTCAGCTCGTCCTCAGCAGAGCACGGGCAGTTCAGTGGGAGCCAGGGGGTCCATGAGCCCTACGGAGTGGCTCAGGCCCAGCATCCATCCACCTACGCCCCTGGACCATCTGTCAGTTTTGCCAGCAGCTCTCAGATCAGAG GTGCGTCTGCGTTTCAGGCCATGCAGTATCTCCCCCACCAGCAGACTGGTTACCCCGTCCACAGTCACTTCACCTCCCAGCCTG GATACATCCCCGGAGCAGGGATCCCTCTTCAGAAGCAGCTGGAACATGCCAACCAACAGTCCGGCTTCACCGACGCT GCCCAGTTCCAGAGCTCCCCCCAGAGCGCTCCTCGCCACGGCTTCCTCCCCCACAGCCAGAGCGGGCAGAGGTTCTACCACCACGGCAAGTGA
- the gps2 gene encoding G protein pathway suppressor 2 isoform X2 encodes MPALLERPKLSNAMARALHKHIMRERERKRQEEEEVDKMMEQKMKEEEERKRTKEIEERMSLEETKEQVMKMGEKLQGLQEEKHQLFLQLKKVLHEEEKRRRKEQSDITTLTSASYQTSLPMHSGQHLLSIQGGSVSHSRPGALLGERSKQLFPAAVIPTRHYQTPGFSSSSAEHGQFSGSQGVHEPYGVAQAQHPSTYAPGPSVSFASSSQIRGASAFQAMQYLPHQQTGYPVHSHFTSQPGYIPGAGIPLQKQLEHANQQSGFTDAGTLRPMHPPTMHPSAPGLLPTPSMTVQIPTAKAQFQSSPQSAPRHGFLPHSQSGQRFYHHGK; translated from the exons ATGCCCGCCCTGCTGGAGAGACCCAAGCTGTCCAACGCGATGGCCAGAGCCCTCCACAAGCACAtcatgagagagagggagcgcaagagacaag aggaggaagaggtggacaAAATGATGGAGcagaagatgaaggaggaggaagaaaggaagaggaCAAAGGAAATAGAGGAGAGGATGTCACTGGAGGAAACCAAAGAACAG GTGATGAAGATGGGTGAGAAACTTCAGGGCCTGCAAGAAGAGAAACATCAGCTTTTTCTACAGCTCAAGAAAGTTCTccatgaagaggaaaagagacgcaggaaggagcagag TGATATCACAACACTGACATCAGCCAGCTACCAAACCAGTCTGCCCATGCATTCAGGGCAGCACCTCCTCAGCATTCAAG GCGGTTCCGTCAGCCACAGTCGACCTGGTGCTCTGCTCGGAGAACGAAGCAAACAGCTGTTCCCCGCTGCTGTGATTCCA ACACGTCACTACCAGACGCCGGGCTTCAGCTCGTCCTCAGCAGAGCACGGGCAGTTCAGTGGGAGCCAGGGGGTCCATGAGCCCTACGGAGTGGCTCAGGCCCAGCATCCATCCACCTACGCCCCTGGACCATCTGTCAGTTTTGCCAGCAGCTCTCAGATCAGAG GTGCGTCTGCGTTTCAGGCCATGCAGTATCTCCCCCACCAGCAGACTGGTTACCCCGTCCACAGTCACTTCACCTCCCAGCCTG GATACATCCCCGGAGCAGGGATCCCTCTTCAGAAGCAGCTGGAACATGCCAACCAACAGTCCGGCTTCACCGACGCT GGCACTTTAAGGCCGATGCATCCACCAACCATGCATCCTTCTGCACCAGGGTTGCTGCCCACACCGTCAATGACGGTGCAGATTCCCACGGCAAAG GCCCAGTTCCAGAGCTCCCCCCAGAGCGCTCCTCGCCACGGCTTCCTCCCCCACAGCCAGAGCGGGCAGAGGTTCTACCACCACGGCAAGTGA
- the gps2 gene encoding G protein pathway suppressor 2 isoform X1 — protein MPALLERPKLSNAMARALHKHIMRERERKRQVFSPPNRTKHSNILHLPSHNLSEEEEVDKMMEQKMKEEEERKRTKEIEERMSLEETKEQVMKMGEKLQGLQEEKHQLFLQLKKVLHEEEKRRRKEQSDITTLTSASYQTSLPMHSGQHLLSIQGGSVSHSRPGALLGERSKQLFPAAVIPTRHYQTPGFSSSSAEHGQFSGSQGVHEPYGVAQAQHPSTYAPGPSVSFASSSQIRGASAFQAMQYLPHQQTGYPVHSHFTSQPGYIPGAGIPLQKQLEHANQQSGFTDAGTLRPMHPPTMHPSAPGLLPTPSMTVQIPTAKAQFQSSPQSAPRHGFLPHSQSGQRFYHHGK, from the exons ATGCCCGCCCTGCTGGAGAGACCCAAGCTGTCCAACGCGATGGCCAGAGCCCTCCACAAGCACAtcatgagagagagggagcgcaagagacaag TGTTTTCACCTCCCAACCGTACAAAACACTCCAATATCCTCCACTTGCCCTCACACAACctttcagaggaggaagaggtggacaAAATGATGGAGcagaagatgaaggaggaggaagaaaggaagaggaCAAAGGAAATAGAGGAGAGGATGTCACTGGAGGAAACCAAAGAACAG GTGATGAAGATGGGTGAGAAACTTCAGGGCCTGCAAGAAGAGAAACATCAGCTTTTTCTACAGCTCAAGAAAGTTCTccatgaagaggaaaagagacgcaggaaggagcagag TGATATCACAACACTGACATCAGCCAGCTACCAAACCAGTCTGCCCATGCATTCAGGGCAGCACCTCCTCAGCATTCAAG GCGGTTCCGTCAGCCACAGTCGACCTGGTGCTCTGCTCGGAGAACGAAGCAAACAGCTGTTCCCCGCTGCTGTGATTCCA ACACGTCACTACCAGACGCCGGGCTTCAGCTCGTCCTCAGCAGAGCACGGGCAGTTCAGTGGGAGCCAGGGGGTCCATGAGCCCTACGGAGTGGCTCAGGCCCAGCATCCATCCACCTACGCCCCTGGACCATCTGTCAGTTTTGCCAGCAGCTCTCAGATCAGAG GTGCGTCTGCGTTTCAGGCCATGCAGTATCTCCCCCACCAGCAGACTGGTTACCCCGTCCACAGTCACTTCACCTCCCAGCCTG GATACATCCCCGGAGCAGGGATCCCTCTTCAGAAGCAGCTGGAACATGCCAACCAACAGTCCGGCTTCACCGACGCT GGCACTTTAAGGCCGATGCATCCACCAACCATGCATCCTTCTGCACCAGGGTTGCTGCCCACACCGTCAATGACGGTGCAGATTCCCACGGCAAAG GCCCAGTTCCAGAGCTCCCCCCAGAGCGCTCCTCGCCACGGCTTCCTCCCCCACAGCCAGAGCGGGCAGAGGTTCTACCACCACGGCAAGTGA
- the gps2 gene encoding G protein pathway suppressor 2 isoform X3 has translation MPALLERPKLSNAMARALHKHIMRERERKRQVFSPPNRTKHSNILHLPSHNLSEEEEVDKMMEQKMKEEEERKRTKEIEERMSLEETKEQVMKMGEKLQGLQEEKHQLFLQLKKVLHEEEKRRRKEQSDITTLTSASYQTSLPMHSGQHLLSIQGGSVSHSRPGALLGERSKQLFPAAVIPTRHYQTPGFSSSSAEHGQFSGSQGVHEPYGVAQAQHPSTYAPGPSVSFASSSQIRGASAFQAMQYLPHQQTGYPVHSHFTSQPGYIPGAGIPLQKQLEHANQQSGFTDAAQFQSSPQSAPRHGFLPHSQSGQRFYHHGK, from the exons ATGCCCGCCCTGCTGGAGAGACCCAAGCTGTCCAACGCGATGGCCAGAGCCCTCCACAAGCACAtcatgagagagagggagcgcaagagacaag TGTTTTCACCTCCCAACCGTACAAAACACTCCAATATCCTCCACTTGCCCTCACACAACctttcagaggaggaagaggtggacaAAATGATGGAGcagaagatgaaggaggaggaagaaaggaagaggaCAAAGGAAATAGAGGAGAGGATGTCACTGGAGGAAACCAAAGAACAG GTGATGAAGATGGGTGAGAAACTTCAGGGCCTGCAAGAAGAGAAACATCAGCTTTTTCTACAGCTCAAGAAAGTTCTccatgaagaggaaaagagacgcaggaaggagcagag TGATATCACAACACTGACATCAGCCAGCTACCAAACCAGTCTGCCCATGCATTCAGGGCAGCACCTCCTCAGCATTCAAG GCGGTTCCGTCAGCCACAGTCGACCTGGTGCTCTGCTCGGAGAACGAAGCAAACAGCTGTTCCCCGCTGCTGTGATTCCA ACACGTCACTACCAGACGCCGGGCTTCAGCTCGTCCTCAGCAGAGCACGGGCAGTTCAGTGGGAGCCAGGGGGTCCATGAGCCCTACGGAGTGGCTCAGGCCCAGCATCCATCCACCTACGCCCCTGGACCATCTGTCAGTTTTGCCAGCAGCTCTCAGATCAGAG GTGCGTCTGCGTTTCAGGCCATGCAGTATCTCCCCCACCAGCAGACTGGTTACCCCGTCCACAGTCACTTCACCTCCCAGCCTG GATACATCCCCGGAGCAGGGATCCCTCTTCAGAAGCAGCTGGAACATGCCAACCAACAGTCCGGCTTCACCGACGCT GCCCAGTTCCAGAGCTCCCCCCAGAGCGCTCCTCGCCACGGCTTCCTCCCCCACAGCCAGAGCGGGCAGAGGTTCTACCACCACGGCAAGTGA